The stretch of DNA GCAACACAATATAAAGTAATCAGCGATTGGCTGTGCCTGACGACCAGACAAAAAGCCAGGAAAATTGAGAGTCACCTTAATCGTCTCTCTATGGAAGGATGGGAGTTTGTCGCCCTCGATTCTGTAATGTTTTTTGGGAATGATGTTGGATTTTACCTGATCCTCAAGAGAGCATTTTCAGAAAATCCTAATCAATATAGCAATCCTATTTAATTTCTGAAATAGATATGGTTGGGGGATAAGCCTTTCAGGTCTCTTTCTCTTTAGTAATTACATCGGATGGCCATATGAGAACTAACCAGCTTTCCCTTGATGCCTTGTGGGGGTTAGCACTATCTCAGGAGCATGTATTCAGCCCCAGTGACGTTGCTCATTTGCCAGAAGCCGCAAGACGGTATCTTGACCATGCGATCGCACCTGGAACTGTGATCGCATCAGCCGTGCGGCTCAAAATGCATGGTGAAATCAAACTCAAGAGCTGGATTCCCTTCACCGCAGAGCAAGTTGTCTGTTGGGATCGCGGCTTTATTTGGAGTGCCACCGCCTGGATGAACCGCTTACCCATTGTGGGATCAGATCGGATCATTGATAGCGTTGGGGCCATGCAGTGGAAGCTGTTGGGGCTGTTCCCGGTGATGACCGGAACCGGTGATGATATTACCCGATCGGCGGCGGGGCGCTTCCACACTGAGTTAATGCTGTTGCCATCGGCGCTTTGTCTGGGTGATGTGACCTGGAGTAGCCCAGAGGCCTCGCACCTCCATGCCAGTTTTATGGCCCAGGGTGAACAGGCAGAACTTGACTTGACCATTGACCAGGCAGGGCGACTCAAAACTGCGAAACTGCCTCGCTGGGGCAACCCAGACGGTGCGGAACAGCGCTATGTGGATTTCGGGGCGATTGTAGAAGAAGAAGGCACCTTCTGCGGCTACACGATTCCAACCCGTCTGCGGGTTGGGTGGTATTTTGGCACCGAGCGATTTGAGGCAGAAGGCGAGTTCTTCCGAGCCACCATTGATGATGCCATCTATCAGTAATAGTTTCTAGTTTCAAAAAGTCCGATTTGAGGAAATCCGGGTTGATTAAAAAGATGTAATAACGAGGTCAGCGATGACGATCTTAATCCTGATCCAGATTCTGGTTCCCCTACTCTTAATTGGGTGGTTGGCCTTTGTGCCGCCTCGCAATCTGTTGGGTATTGGGATTCAATCTCTAATGACGGCGATCGCCCTGGCTGGTTGACTGACAAAACTAATCGGCGGCGTAGGAGTACGTGTGTATTTTGAACTCGATTCGATAGGTGCGCTGCTCATGCTGTTTGCGAGAGGCCATCGCGGGTTCAGGATCGCGGTTGTGGGTGAACCAGACATGACGGATGAGTGGCCACCCATTTTCTAGTGCGGTTTTCAGCCAATCCCATCCAATGCGGAAGTAGCTATTGCCGCGAAACCAATGGGGGTCAACCCAGCGCCGTTTGCCAGCGGCGACGACCTCGAGGCCTTGGGCGGTGACATAGAGGGTCGCGACGGCCAAGAGGAACCAAAGCCGGGAGAGGGCACAGAGGGAGCGAATTTCAGATTTTTGGAGATTCCAGCCGTTGGATTGGTCATCGAGAAAGGCCTCCTCAATGTCAAAGCGCAAGCCGTATTCCTCGAAGGTGTGCAGGCGGGTGGGTTCATCGCTGACGATGGCCCAGAACTCGCCATTGAGGTTGTTATAGCCAAAGGCAATATGCACCGGGCCGTACCACTCCCCTTTGTGGAGCTTCACGGTGTGCCAACAGAGGGCCTCCCCCCGCTGAAGACGAATGTCCTTCAATCGACACCACCCGTGACCGGCCCGCCAAATCCAGGTATCGCGCTTGATGCGGATGCGGTAGTGCCACCCGAGTTCAGCCGTAATCGCGCTCATAGCATCGGTGTGAATGAAGCCCCGGTCAGCCAGCACGACCACCTTCACTCCCTGGGGCAATCGGTGGGCGGCTTGGTAGAGCATCTCCTGATACTCGTCGAAGGCCACAGACGCACTGCGGTGCTGGAGCACCCGCCAGACCACGGGCAACGCCCGGCCTCGATGCACCACCGCTAGCCGAATCAGGCAATACTCATCCCAGAACAGCGAGGTGTCCAAGCTCAGATATAAACAGTCCTCATCCCAATGGGCTAATGCCTCCTGAATCAAGGGCTTGTACAGGCGATGGACGTTGATACGGCTATTGTGCAGCCAGCGGCTGAGCCGTCGTTGTTTACTTTGCGCCTGCACCCCTCGACACGGCACATAGGGCAGCCAGCGCGTCAGGTTGATTTCTCCACGCTGGAGCAAGGCCACTACCATCCACAGGCAGGTCGTCAGATGGCTACGATGCGCCCAGGACACCGATTGACCCAACCAGGCATTCAGGGCATTGTAGAGAGGGGAGTTTTTTTCACAGCATCTACGCTTTTGAGTGGTATCTAAGCTTAGAACGCTGGCTCCCCACTTCTTCCTCCAATCCCTGAAACTACCGCGCCACAAGCTGTTCAGCAGCTCTCAGGAAACTTTTGTCAGTCAAAGAGTCGCCCTGGTCATGATCGCCCGTATGGGTATCTGGATTTTTCCACCCTGGTGGACGCCTTATCTCTATGGAGTGCTATTTGTGCTGGCGTTGGGGCTGGGGTTTCTGAGGCAACAGCCCAAGCGCCGCATGCCATTGAGCTGGCCGGGGTGGGTGATGATTGTGGGCTTCGTCGCCTTTGGGCTGTACGCAGGCAATGAGGCGGTGCTCAGTTGGACGGGGCAGTTTCCTGCGGCTGCAACCGCTGTCGACCTTACCTTTCCGCTGCGGGGTGACAATTTTCTGATCGTCAATGGCGGTAGCAATATTCGCATCAATGCTCACCTAAAAACCTTAGACGAGTCAGTACCGCGTTTTCGAGCCTATCGGGGCCAAAGTTACGGTACCGATATCATTCAGGTTAATCGGTGGGGGTTGCGATCGCCCGGCATCGTTCCTAAGCACCCTGCGGAGTACTTGATCTACGGTGCGCCAGTGTTTGCTCCCTGTGCAGGGCAGGTGGTGCAGGCGATTGACGGCTTCCCAGATATGACCATCCCAGAGATTGACCTGATCAACCGGGCTGGAAATCATGTGATTCTGCGCTGCGGCGCGTACGAGGTCATCCTGGTCCATTTTCGTCCCCAGAGTCTCTTGGTGCAATCGGGCATGGCTGTTGCCGTCGGGGACGCCATTGCCGAGGTTGGCAATTCTGGGGCCAGCGGCGAACCCCACCTTCATATTCACGCCCAGCGATCGGGCTCTTTAGCTATGCCCCTGTCCGGCGACCCATTGCCGGTGCGCTTCAATGGCCGTTTTCTCACTCGCAGCGATCGTGTGACCACGCCCCCCTTTAGAGACTGAACCATGACTCAGGCACAATCCGCCCAACTCAAAGAACTGGACAGAGATGCCTGGGTCGCTCAGGCGATCGCCTGAGGCTGTGCTGGTTTGAGCGTATTTCATCCCATTACTTAGGTTCTATATTGTGGCGCTTATTGCATTTCTCTTTTTATTGGTTGGCCCTGCGATCGCCACAATCGCATTTTTCCGAAGGCTTTCGACCCGCGGGCACTTGTTTTTGTTGAGCCTTTGCGTCGTCTATGGAATTTCTCCGTTTCTCCTGACTTGGGGCGCATTCGGATCGGCTAAGCGCTTTGGTTGCTCGGCAGAGGCAATCCGCTTTCGCTGTCCTTCCCCAGTTTGGCTGGGAGACGTTATTTCTGGGCTAGCGATGGCGCACTGGCTGGCAATTTTTGCCATTCCATCCGCGATTTTAGGCGTGATCGGGTTGCTGATTTCCGGAATTTTACAACATCGGCGATCGCGAACTACAGGCGGCACTTCGGGCGAAACCCCTGCTGTTTTTTACCGGAGTCGCCACCACAAAGTAATTGCAGGCGTCTGTTCAGCTCTCGCCCAGCGTTGGCATCAGCCTCTTGCAGTGATCCGGATCGTCACGGTTGTTTTAGCGATCGTCATCCCTGGATTTATTTTTCTGTACCTGTGGTGTTGGTTGGCGTTCTCAATCGAGCCGCGATTACAGCAACAAGTCGACGTCAAAGGAGATAGTGGAAAATGAGAAAATATCCTGTTACCTGGTTTTATGTCCTGGCCTTTGGTATTTCATGGATTGGCATGGTATCAGTGGTCTTAGCCTCGCGAGATATTGCCCCACTTTACCGCACTTACTTCCTAGTTCTTTCCATCTTTTATGCCATTGGCCCTGCACTTGCGGCTGTGATTGTGGCACAGGTGGCGTATGGTTGGGCAGGGGTTGGAGATTTGCTCAAGGGACTGATCCGATGGCGGGTTGCCCCAGTTTGGTATGTCGTCGCAGTGCTGGGGCCTGCGGTTCTTCTCATTACAGCGCAAGTTATCACAAGATTACTGGGCTTGTCCGTAACCATCACCATGCCACCAGCCGTTCTATCTCCCTATGTCATTTTCAGTTTCACGGTCAATTTCCTCGCCAATACCTGCGAAGAAATTGGGTGGCGTGGCTTTGCCTTACCACGCTTGCAAAAACGACATAATGCCTTGGTTTCTACTCTGATTGTGGGCACATTATGGGGGTTATGGCATTTACCACTTTTCTTTTTGTCGGGTGCGATGTCTGAGTACCCTTTTCTCTGGTTTATCAGCATCGTGGCAGATGCTTTTGTATACACCTGGATTTACAACAGTACTAAAGGCAATATTTTGCTAGTGGCGCTTTTGCATGGTTCAGGGAATATTTTTGGCGCATTTATACCTGGGGTATCCCCTATCGCATACGCTCTTGTAAATTGTGTGGTGGCTATTATCCTGATTGCAGTGTTTGGAAAAGCAAGTCTCTCTCGCCAAAAACGGGTTTATGCGGGCTAATAATAGGTCAATAACACCAATGACACATCGCAATAAATTTGGCTTTTACCCGCGCCTTTTGGCATTCTTTGCTTTGGCGTTTGCTTGGTCTTGGATCTGCTGGCTGCTGTTTGCGGTTGTCAGACCTCAGTTGCCCACTTTAGGTATGGTGCTGTTTTTCGCGGGGAGTTTTGGCCCTGGTATCGCGGCGATCGCAGTGGTGAGGTATTCCAGTGGACAGGATGGGCTGCATCGTTGGCTCAGGCGATCGCTGCAATGGCGGGTTGGCTGGCGTTGGCTAGCACTCTCGTTTTTCTTGCCCCTGGCGGTCATGGGATTGGCCGCCGCTGGGCACATCGCCTTGGGCGGCACGATCGCTCCGTCCCCCGCATCCGGGCGTGTGCTCCTAGCCGTGGTGAACTTTGGGCTGGTGCTGGTGCTGGGCGGCCCGCTGGGTGAGGAATTTGGCTGGCGAGGGTATGCATTGCCTGTTTTGCAAGAGCGCTATAGCTGGCGCGTGGCTAGCCTTGTGTTGGGCATGGTGTGGGGCGCGTGGCACCTGCCACTGTTTTATATGGCCGACACGGCGCAAAGTCACATTCCAGCTGGGCTATTTATGGTGAGCACAGTAGCTCTATCGGTGCTGTTTGCCTGGCTATTTAACCATACCGAAGGGAGTGTGTTGCCTGCTCTCGTGCTGCATACTGCGGTCAATGCTTGGGCCTGGGTCATACCGGTCATGGTGATGCCGGATGGTAGTAATCTACGACCCTATGGGCTGGCAGTAGGACTGCTTGTGGCGATCGCCCTCGGTCTATTGTGCGATGCGGAACCCCGCCTGCCCATGCAACTAGAGTAGCGGGCTTACAACCTGCAACTCAGATCACTTTCCTTAGAGCTGCTCGATCGCACGGATAGTGGCTGCGTATTGCGTTTGAATATCCTGGCGGTCGAGGGCTTCGGCGATGGCATCCTGGCTGCCGCGCTCAATCATCTGGGCCTGGCGGCGGAGGGCGGCGCGGTCGGCGGGGCGGTAGGTGAAGGGGGCAATGACGGCGATCGCCTCCAGCAGCCGCAGGGTCACCGCCACGCTCGATCGCCCATTCTGCCGAATCTGGTTGAAGGCGGCATCGGTGACATCGACAAAGGTCAGGGATGGCAGCGCCAATCGCAGCTGGGCTTGGTCGTCGGAGCGGTAGGGCGAGGGGATGTCGCGCCGGGCCAGTTGGCACAGGGTGGCGCTAATTTGGTCGATGCAGCGAACGGCGGTAAAGGGATCGTTGATGCCTGGGGACAGGGCTCGCACCGCAATCTCCACCAGCTGGTTGATGGAAAATTCCAGATCCTGCTGGTTGGTGCGTTTAGATCCCAGCACAAAGGCCTTCTCAATCTGGGCGGTCAGCGGCTTATTGACCTTGTCTTTGGGGAAGACCCGCGCCAGTTCGCTACCCTGCACCACGAAGCGACCGGCCCGCGACTGCACCTGAATCACCAGGTCGTGCTCCGTGGCGATCTGCACCAGCTGGCCCTGATCAATCGCCTGAAGATAGCCGTCATCTTTGGCGTTGACGGGGTAGGAGTGGCGGTTAAAGTCGGCGGGCATATCGGCGGCTGGCTGACTGGAGAAGCTGTGCTCGGTGGTTTCAGGAAACAGCCGCTGGATGGCCGCCTCCAAGTCTTCGCCGACGGCTTTGATAATGTTGTCGACCTGAATGGATGAGGCGGCGTGGTGCAGAAAATAAATCAGCACGCCGATGCTGGCGATCGCCAGGACAAGGGCACAGGTGACCGCCACATGGGGCACAAACTCGCGCCCCTCGGACTCATTCACCGTGCGCAGCACCATCAGGCAGTACACAAAGGTGGAAATGAACGTGCCCAGCACCACCTGGTTGCCGGTATCCTGCATAAAATTGCGCAGCAGCCGCGGCCCAAACTGGGACGAGGCCAGCTGGAGCGCCACGATGGTGATGGAAAAGGCGGTGGTGGCCACGCTCACCATCGACCCTGCGATCGCCGAGAGCACCGCCCGCGACCCGCTTGGCCCCAGGGAATACACCCAGCTCACATTGCTGATGATGTCAGGCTTGAGGCGGTGGTCGAGACCAATGGTAAAAAACGACAGCCCAATGGCCAGACCGACCATGAGCGACGGCACAAACCAAAAGCTAGCGTTGAGGGAATCCCACCATTTGCCTAACTTTGCCGATTCCATCAAACGTCCAGCCTCCTGAGGGCGTGCCTTAATTATCAAGGAAAGAATTGAAGAAAATTGCTACGTTTTCAACTAAATCAATCAATTCAAACCGGGCTCAAACCGTAGCTCAACCCCTCCTACAGCATAATTTACGTAACCGCTAATCGGCTAATTCGTCAACCGCAAAACTGCGAGGGAGACCAGCCATGCCCCGCCTTATCGGTAAACAGTCAAACAACAGTTGGTACATGACTCTGGTGGTAATCGCAGCGATCGCAACCGCTGGATCGTTGGAATATCTCGGCGTGATTGACGTCATTCCTGGGTTCGGCAGTGAGCGATCGCCCTGGGGTCAACCGTCGCTACAGCGCGATCGCCCCTAGCGCATTCCATGAATCTCCGGGGTGATACCCCATGGCCAAGGTCATGTTTAGCACCAACCCAGGCACACAACCCCAACTCTCCACCGATACCCCCAGGGGCATCGCCCCTGGGAATATTGCAGTGCAATGTCCCTACAGATCGGGGATGTTCAGATTAGAATTTGGCATCACTTAATCAACACCGTTTAATCAAAATTCACTTAAAAAAGGACTTCTACATCATGTTTAAAGGTAGAGACGTGATCGGTAAAACCATCGTCTCCTACGACGTTGGGGAAAAGTTTGATGTGGTGAAAGACCTGATTTTTGACCAAGAAAGCCACCAGCTGCTGGGCTTTTTGGTGCGGGAGGGGGGCTGGCTGAAGCGCGCCCAGGTGCTGCTGCTCGGCGACGTGCAGGCGATCGGCGTCGATGCGGTGATCACCTCCTCCCAGGGGGCGATCGCCAATGCCCACCGGCTGCCGGATGTCGGCCCCATTATCCACCACAACACCATTCTCAAGGGCACCCGCCTGCTCACCCTGGATGGCCGCGATCTGGGGGTGATTGTCGATCTGTACTTCGATGAGACCAATGGCCGGGTGGAGGGCTACGAGGTGTCGGGCGGGCTGTTTGCCGATGCCTACTCGGGGCGATCCTTTGTGCCCGCCGTTGACACCCTCAAGATTGGCCGCGATGTGGCCTTTGTGCCCGTCGCCACCGCCCAGCTAATGGAAGAGCAGGTGGGCGGCCTGCGGGGGGCGATGCAGACCGTCGGCGACCAGCTGCAGGAGGGTGCCCAGGTGACGGGCGATCGCCTCCAGGAGCTGGGTCAGCGCACGGGTGAGCAGCTGCAGGCCACCGCCCAGCTCACGGGCGATACCCTGCGAGAGATGGGACACACCGCAGGCGACAGGTTCCAGGCAACGGCCCAGGGGGCGGGCGAACGACTCCACGAGTTTGGGGAGACCGCCAGCGATCGCCTTCAAGCCGCCACCCAGGCCACGGGCGAGACCCTACACGAAATGGGGCAAACCGCCAGCGATCGGTTCCAAGAAAGCGCTCAACTCACCAACGAGCGCCTCCAGGATCTAGGTCGCTATGCCAACGAAACTGCCCAGGACCTGGCCCCACCCCTGCACGGACTGGGCCGCACCACGGCAGCCGCCATGACCAACGCCATCATCGATCCGGCAGCGCAAAAAGCCTTTGTCACCGGCAAAGTCGCCAACCGCGAGGTGATCACCCCCACGGGCAGCCTGTTTGCCCTCCAGGGACAGCACATCACCCACGAACTAGCCGATGCCGCCGAGTTCCTGGGCATTCTCGATGACCTCTACCGCGCCGTGGGGGGCAGCTGGACGGTGCCCCTGGAGGCCAAGCTGACAGCGGCGGTGGCCAGGGTCACGGTAGAGCAGGCCGAGGGCAGGCGATCGCAGCACCTGGTGCGCAATGAATCCGGCTCGATTTTGGTGGCACCGGGGCAAATTGTCACCCCGGCGGTGATTGAGCGGGCTAAGTTCTATCATCGCGAGGATTCGCTGCTGCAAGCGGTGGGCCTGTCGGCGGGCGCTGCCCTTCAGGGCAGCGCCGGGCAGGCGGCGGCGGGTGCGGGCGATCGCCTGCAAAACACCGGCAGCCAGCTCCAGGCCGAGGCCAGGGGGCTGTGGCACCAGGTGCAGCAGACCGCCAGCGCCCTGCAGCACCGCAGCGCCCAGGCCATGGAAGCCAGACGCATCCAGGCGGCCCTGGGGCGACCCGTGACCCGCGTCATTTTGGATCAGCAGGATGAGGTGATCCTGAATGTGGGCGAGCTGATTACCCACCAGGCGATCGCCCGCGCCCGCCAGGCCCAGGTGCTGGATCTGCTGCTCAACTCGGTCTACACCGGCAGCCCTCAGCTCTCCCTGGACGACCTGCGCGCTCCCCAGTCGGGAATTGCCGCACTGTAACGTCATCGACAGCGACCATGACAAGGATTGAACCCGCTTGAGAGCAACTTCCTTTGAGTTTTACAGTCTCGCCTTTTTGGGGATTATTCTCGGGCGCTATTTCCTCGTAGCGGGGCTTACCTACTGGGCGTTTTATGTCTCCGGGAAGACTTCCAGACGGCTCCCCCAGTCTCCCCCCTGGCGGCTCATTCGCCACGACATTCAGCTGTCGGCGATCGCGGCGGTGGTGTTTGCCATCGCCGCCGCGATCGTGCTCTCTGCCCACGGTGCCGGACTCACCCGCCTCTACAGCGACCCCCGCGCCTACGGACTTTGGTACCTGGGGGCCAGCTACGGAGCGGCGCTACTGCTGCAAGACACCTACTTTTACTTCACCCACCGCCTGTTTCACCACCCCAAACTCTTTCCCTGGTTCCACCGGGGGCACCACCGATCGCGCTACCCCACCCCCTGGACCTCCTTCGCCTTTGACCCGCTGGAGGCGGTGGTGCAGGCGCTGTTTTTAGTCGGCCTAGTGTTCCTGCTGCCTCTGCACTTCATCACCATGATTGCCGTTCTCACCACCATGACCGTGTGGGCGGTGATCAACCACCTGGGGCCAGACCGTCTGCCCGCCCCGTTTCCCCACCACTGGCTGGGGCAGTGGGTGATTGGCCCCACCCACCACTCCATCCACCACCTCAAATACACCGTTCACTACGGGCTTTACTTCACCTTTTGGGATCGACTTTTGGGCACCCAAGACCCCAACTATACCCAGACCCTAACCAGGTTTTCATCCGATAATTTTGCGTCAAAAAATATCGACAACAATAGCTGATCCGTGTTCTTCCGGGGATGTTCCCAGGAGAGGGGCGATCGGGTTATTCCCAAACGGAAGCGGTTAGCGGACTTGCGATCGCTCAAAATCCTCCGCAAAAGCACCGATTGACTGGCAAAAACCTGATTGCCTGACACATCTCCAATGTAGGTTGGGTGCAGCGAAGCGGAACCCAACATCCGCCGAGGACTTCGGGCTGGTTGGGTTCTGCGATCGCGCCACCCAACCTACGAGAACTCAAAACTTTTCGGCGTTGTGTCAGTCAGCCAGGACAAAAACTCTGATGTAGGTGGGCGATGAGCGCAGCATAATCCAACCTCAGTTGTGGGAGGATAAGCATCTCAAAAATTTTGTCAGTCAATCCATCGAAAGCGTCTGATCCTAGAGCTTTTCTATATTCCCTAAACCGGACAAACTTTACCTAAAGCGCAAGAACTCTAAAGAATCTTTTCCCAAAATATCGAATTCAATTAACTCAACCATGAAATCAACCACTTCTTCACCATACTGTACTTAGTCCGAATAGGTTACCCAATTCCATTCAGACCCAACACACTGAATCAAGGATGTAGCCATGAATATTAAAAATAGAGCAAAAGCCGCCGCCAAAAATGTTGAGGGCAAGCTTGAAGAGGCCGTTGGCGATGTGACCGGCAACCGCGAGGCCCAAGCTAAAGGTAGAGCCAAGCAGGTGGAGGCCAACCTCCGCAACGCCACAGAAGATGTCAAAGATGACATCAAACGAATCATTGACTAAATCAGGGACTTTGAGAGATTTTCCTGCTCCCCTCTCCCCTTTGGAGAGCTACTAAGTACACACATCTCACGAAACGCCCCACTTTGCCGACTTTGGCCCCCCTGCCCCCCGATTTCGGGGGGAACCGGACTTCAAAGTCCCCCAGAATTGGGGGATTTAGGGGGCCAGAACGAAGGCAATTCGGTCAGTCTATGACTTATGTGTATGTAGTAGCCCTCAACCTCCGCAACGCCACAGAAGATGTCAAAGATGACATCAAACGAATCATTGACTAAATCAGGGACTTTGAGAGATTTTCCTGCTCCCCTCTCCCCTTTGGAGAGCTACTAAGTACACACATCTCACGAAACGCCCCACTTTGCCGACTTTGGCCCCCCTGCGCCCCCGATTTCGGGGGAACCGGACTTCAAAGTCCCCCAGAATTGGGGGATTTAGGGGGCCAGAACGAAGGCAATTCGGTCAGTCTATGACTTATGTGTATGTAGTAGCCCTTGGAGAGGGGGGGTAGCTTGCTTCCCGCAGGGTGGGCTATGGGAGCTCTGTGATCTACTGAGTTTCGTGAACATTTTTGTGTCAGAGGAAACCATGATCTCATTCCGACAAGTTAGAAACATTTTTGTGATAGCGGCTTTAACCGTCATGCTGATAGCCACGGTGGTGTTTAACTTTGGCACCTCCAGCGCCTGGGCCGCAACCCTGCCTGAATCCCAGGCTAGCCCGCCTCAGATCGCAGCCATGAACCGAGCCGAAGCGATCACCAAAAACCTAGAAGGCAAAGCTCAAGAAGCCATCGGCAACGTGACGGGCGATCCAAAAGACCAGATGATGGGCAAAGCCAAGCAGGCGGAAAGCCAGATGCGCAACGCGGCTGAAGATGTCAGGGATCAGTTCGAGTTACCCAGCAGAACCAAAGCCGCGGCCAAACAGGTCGAAGGTCAGGTTCAAGAGGCGGTTGGCAATGCGACGGGCAATGCCAAAGATCAAATGATGGGCAAAGTCAAGCAAGCCCAAGGCCGCGATCGCAGCGTCATCGAAACCATCAAAGACAGGATTCAATCCCTTTTTAACTAGAGTTTTTAGCCCCGTCTGCCCGTGGATCAGACAATTCTAGGCAAGTGATAAGATGCTTGCTCGCCATACCTAAATCCCTGATTGAATGGCCGAAACGTTTTCGCCAACTCTTAATTTAGTAGAGGTAGAAAGATGTTGAACCTAGTTTGGACCGTTGTGGCTATTCTGGTTGTGCTTTGGGCCTTAGGATTTGCTGTCAATATCGGCGGCGGCTTAATCCATCTGCTGCTGGTTCTGGCGCTGATTGGCATCGTTTATAACGTGCTAGTTGGGCGTCGTACTATTTAAATTCTAGCGGCCCTGCCCTGCCAGGCAGAGCACCTTTTAGAACCCTTGTCTACACCCTTGTTTATCAAGGGTTCTACGCAGGAAAAGTCTGGATAGGACTTGATAAAGCTCTGAGGCAATGGCATGTTTGATTACTGAATTTATCAATTTAGCAAACCATAGCTACGCCTCAAACAACTCATCCATTAAATAGAACTTCCGTCTATCACAATGGAGTCATAGATGGATGAGATGACTCCATCAAATCTATCTAGAACACCTAAAAAAGGATACCTCCATGAGCATTGAAAATAGAGCCAAGGCCAACGCCAAAAAAGTTGAAGGCAAAATTGAAGAAACTGCGGGTGACTTAACCGGCAACCATGAGGCCCAGGCCAAGGGCAAAGCTAAGCAAGCCGAGGGAGACGTGCGCAACACCGTGGAAGATGGCAAAGATAAGGTCAGAAAAATGGTTGACTAACCATTGATGTTCAACCAGGGTCGAGGGCGTTCTAGCTTGGCACATTGGCCCGTCCCCTTTCCCCTCTGGAGAAAGAGCTCTGAAATTTCAGGGCCTCCCCCCCCGGGGAAAGAGATTAGGTACAGGCTGCAAAGCTGAATTCACCCTACGATCCCGTGGGGATGTCATAGCACTAGCTAAGTTTTTAACATAAGGCACATAAAATGGCTGTTTTGAATGACAAGCGTGGCGTCGGCGTCTTTGCTGACTATCCAACTACTGAGAAAGCGCTCAGAGAACTAAAAGATATAGGCTATGGGATGGATAACGTATCCATTATTGGCCAAGACTCCGAGCATCTCAACCAATCGGGTCGAACCGGCACCGTTCAGGTTCAAGATATCCAGGCCGATGACGGTAACCACGCCGACGATGGGGCTACAACCGGCGCGCTCTCCGGCGGCGCGGTGGGCGGACTTACGGGTCTGCTGGTGGGGCTCGGTACGCTAGCCATTCCTGGCGTCGGCCCGATTATGCTAGCTGGAGCCGCCGCTACGGCTTTGGCCTCAACGGTTGCCGGTGGAGCAATCGGCGCGGCTACCGGTGGCTTGGTGGGCGGACTGGTGGGCATGGGTATTCCTG from Leptolyngbya sp. KIOST-1 encodes:
- a CDS encoding DUF6920 family protein — translated: MRTNQLSLDALWGLALSQEHVFSPSDVAHLPEAARRYLDHAIAPGTVIASAVRLKMHGEIKLKSWIPFTAEQVVCWDRGFIWSATAWMNRLPIVGSDRIIDSVGAMQWKLLGLFPVMTGTGDDITRSAAGRFHTELMLLPSALCLGDVTWSSPEASHLHASFMAQGEQAELDLTIDQAGRLKTAKLPRWGNPDGAEQRYVDFGAIVEEEGTFCGYTIPTRLRVGWYFGTERFEAEGEFFRATIDDAIYQ
- a CDS encoding transposase, producing MVVALLQRGEINLTRWLPYVPCRGVQAQSKQRRLSRWLHNSRINVHRLYKPLIQEALAHWDEDCLYLSLDTSLFWDEYCLIRLAVVHRGRALPVVWRVLQHRSASVAFDEYQEMLYQAAHRLPQGVKVVVLADRGFIHTDAMSAITAELGWHYRIRIKRDTWIWRAGHGWCRLKDIRLQRGEALCWHTVKLHKGEWYGPVHIAFGYNNLNGEFWAIVSDEPTRLHTFEEYGLRFDIEEAFLDDQSNGWNLQKSEIRSLCALSRLWFLLAVATLYVTAQGLEVVAAGKRRWVDPHWFRGNSYFRIGWDWLKTALENGWPLIRHVWFTHNRDPEPAMASRKQHEQRTYRIEFKIHTYSYAAD
- a CDS encoding M23 family metallopeptidase; protein product: MGIWIFPPWWTPYLYGVLFVLALGLGFLRQQPKRRMPLSWPGWVMIVGFVAFGLYAGNEAVLSWTGQFPAAATAVDLTFPLRGDNFLIVNGGSNIRINAHLKTLDESVPRFRAYRGQSYGTDIIQVNRWGLRSPGIVPKHPAEYLIYGAPVFAPCAGQVVQAIDGFPDMTIPEIDLINRAGNHVILRCGAYEVILVHFRPQSLLVQSGMAVAVGDAIAEVGNSGASGEPHLHIHAQRSGSLAMPLSGDPLPVRFNGRFLTRSDRVTTPPFRD
- a CDS encoding PspC domain-containing protein, which gives rise to MALIAFLFLLVGPAIATIAFFRRLSTRGHLFLLSLCVVYGISPFLLTWGAFGSAKRFGCSAEAIRFRCPSPVWLGDVISGLAMAHWLAIFAIPSAILGVIGLLISGILQHRRSRTTGGTSGETPAVFYRSRHHKVIAGVCSALAQRWHQPLAVIRIVTVVLAIVIPGFIFLYLWCWLAFSIEPRLQQQVDVKGDSGK
- a CDS encoding type II CAAX endopeptidase family protein is translated as MRKYPVTWFYVLAFGISWIGMVSVVLASRDIAPLYRTYFLVLSIFYAIGPALAAVIVAQVAYGWAGVGDLLKGLIRWRVAPVWYVVAVLGPAVLLITAQVITRLLGLSVTITMPPAVLSPYVIFSFTVNFLANTCEEIGWRGFALPRLQKRHNALVSTLIVGTLWGLWHLPLFFLSGAMSEYPFLWFISIVADAFVYTWIYNSTKGNILLVALLHGSGNIFGAFIPGVSPIAYALVNCVVAIILIAVFGKASLSRQKRVYAG
- a CDS encoding CPBP family intramembrane glutamic endopeptidase yields the protein MVLFFAGSFGPGIAAIAVVRYSSGQDGLHRWLRRSLQWRVGWRWLALSFFLPLAVMGLAAAGHIALGGTIAPSPASGRVLLAVVNFGLVLVLGGPLGEEFGWRGYALPVLQERYSWRVASLVLGMVWGAWHLPLFYMADTAQSHIPAGLFMVSTVALSVLFAWLFNHTEGSVLPALVLHTAVNAWAWVIPVMVMPDGSNLRPYGLAVGLLVAIALGLLCDAEPRLPMQLE
- a CDS encoding DUF2254 domain-containing protein, which produces MESAKLGKWWDSLNASFWFVPSLMVGLAIGLSFFTIGLDHRLKPDIISNVSWVYSLGPSGSRAVLSAIAGSMVSVATTAFSITIVALQLASSQFGPRLLRNFMQDTGNQVVLGTFISTFVYCLMVLRTVNESEGREFVPHVAVTCALVLAIASIGVLIYFLHHAASSIQVDNIIKAVGEDLEAAIQRLFPETTEHSFSSQPAADMPADFNRHSYPVNAKDDGYLQAIDQGQLVQIATEHDLVIQVQSRAGRFVVQGSELARVFPKDKVNKPLTAQIEKAFVLGSKRTNQQDLEFSINQLVEIAVRALSPGINDPFTAVRCIDQISATLCQLARRDIPSPYRSDDQAQLRLALPSLTFVDVTDAAFNQIRQNGRSSVAVTLRLLEAIAVIAPFTYRPADRAALRRQAQMIERGSQDAIAEALDRQDIQTQYAATIRAIEQL